In the genome of Euleptes europaea isolate rEulEur1 chromosome 4, rEulEur1.hap1, whole genome shotgun sequence, the window AACTGCCCAGGAGTCCACAGTAACGTTGTCCATACCCACCAGTCATGGAGTAGCATGACGACAATGCCAGCTATATTTGCAAATAGCCTCCCTGAGGTCACCCTGTCCTGACTCACAAAAAGCACATTGCAAATGAGGAACAAAGCAAACACAGTACCCGCTACTTTATGGAGAACAGGGGCATTCTCAGTAAGAGCACTGTAAACAAGTACCCTCCTGGGCAATTCACAGATGGGGCTCTGAAATCCCTTCTGCAAACACTTTTGACTGGCTAATACACAGGTGGGGAAGCATGACTACTCTGACCAGATTAACCAGAGAGCTTCCTTGGCAAAGGAagcctccacacaaagccaatgGCCTCTCCCAGGCAAGGATTCAGGTCTAGGGAAGGGGGAATAATGTCTTAAGGAACAAGGCAAGGGGTACATAAACACTAGGAATGGAAGAACACACAACTGAATGGGCATATAAGGCATttctgttgggtattagatagcgagctttgttacatgtcagacagttaagggttaatattgtaactgaccaaatggtgGCCATCACAGTCGTGCCTGGTGGTCACGTATACAACAAATTAGCATGTTGAACTGCTTTCGATATCCTTTGTTAGAAGCGAAAGCAGTTTCCCCACTTCTTCTCTGAACGCCAGCCTGCTAGGATGAGAGGCTTTCTTGCCGTCAAGAATGCCTACTCATGAGAAAGCTTAGCGCCTGCCAGAGGATCTGGCAAGGATAGGAAACCTAGGATGTAGACAGGATTTCTTGTTTTGCTCCCAGTGAATTTACCCCCTACCCTGAGTCTTAGAGTAAACATTGTTTATTACAAAGACAAAtgtcttgtgtcttttgtgcatgtgtgtgatcaAGCTTTATTCTCAATAgaccaagaggaacgatccaatccctctgaatggtagcagtgaGTTCTCAAAGAACTCTAACAATTTCTGCCATCTTCTCAATAGTTCATTGCGTAGGAGAAGCGCTCATTTGGTAAGTAGGAGTAGTGGGGTCAGATCCAACCATGAAGGAAGATGGCAGTAAGGCGAAGCTTATATTTTGGCCAGCAAGAAGCTGATCTCTGCAGCAAAACAGCAGCAGTACAATCCACACCCCTCACAcaacagagcatctgtttgaccgCACATCCAACTGGACACAGAAGGAAGAGACACACCATGGGGCATCTTGTATCCTCTGTTGCCCCTGGTGTCAAAACTAGCTGAACATACCCGGGCAGAAAAGATGGTTGACAAAGGCATAGAATTGTGAGCAGCAGATGCTCAGAACGTATGAAGGCTCTAGTTCAAACTCCACTTGCCCTGAAAGGAATCCCAGGCACAGCTGAGGGGGCAGGCTCCTAAAGGAAGATTATAAATTCTCAAACAAGGGGAAGAAACCTCTCTTCCATCATGCTCTTCTCTTTGGATGGGACTATACCTTTACTTTTACTCTATCTTGTCCATATGGGAGGGACAATGGGGAGAAGTCCCAACTCTGAATGATGAACTTTTAAATACTGCAACTTCAAGAACGGCTATCCTATCCTAAGTAAACATTGTTTAGGATAAATACTAAGTGTAGGGAGAGAGgatgttttcattttttctttgtatccttgctcaGCCTGATGCTCAAGCAGACCATGTATACTCTTAATTTTTTATTAAACGTTTTAATCTTATCCCCAGTCCTGAGATAAACACACCACACCTATTTCGTCTTGCTATCAAAAGAGTGGGGGAACAGCAAATAAGCTCACCATCCCTTGAACACAGTAGCTCAAAATTGTGAAAGTACAACAGATCATCCCCTTGATAGCTTGTAGGAGCAAAGCTGGAGACACAGCAACTAGGTGGAGCTTCTAAACAGTAACGCGGGTAAAAAGTGTTGGACGTGCAAATTCATCCTGCAAGACATATTCTTAGACTTGCTGGTGGCAGCCATTACTACCCAGGCCGATTTTGTTACCTTCCCCCCAGGAGTAAGACAAACAAATAGCATTGCATTTGGGTGGCTGTGAGGGTTTTCAGACTCTCATGGAAGGAATGCAGCTATCCCAAGTCTGTTCCTTCACAAGACGTATGGAGGGGGGAACGCTATTGTTTGTATTGATAGAATGATGCAAAAGATTAAAGGGCTTCACTGAAGGAACCTTCTTTGTGATGAGACAGCTTCAAGTAACATGACATTTTAACGTTCTGATCTAATTTATGGCTTTGAATGAATGACAGGGAATAGGGAGGCACAGTAAAGTCATATGTAGGTACTGGTGGTCTTTAGCCTGGACTAATGTAttcacaattccccccccccccttaatcaaTAGTTTAGGTGTGTGTTTGTCCTCTCCCTCTCCTCACAAAACCCTTTTACTTAtgccttctttcctctttctaCAACCCAACAAAAGCCACCTTACTCACCCTTGCTcctccccttcctacaacagaatAGGTAAAACCAAGTTTGATTTGAGTTGTATGGTTCTATTTCCCCAGGAATTCCCAGGATGCATCAATATGCACTGTATAATATCTTAGCTTCTTGATTCAATGAGTATCTTGATTGTTTCAGGAGAAACTATGTAAACTAATATGATCCCAGACATAATGTCCCTGGAGGCACTGTGAGATTGAGATCTACTGATAACGCCTTGCAGATTGGAACCCTGAATTGGCTCAAGAACATAATTTGCTGGAAGAACAGGGGTTATAACGTAGTTTCATTCAGAGAAAAACATACCATTGTGGCACCAAGGACTAGGTGGTAGTCATTTTATTACTCATAGTACTCAGCGAAACTAGTAATTTCTAATTTGAGCTCAAGCGATTTGGATGGCAAACATTGCTTTTAAGTAAGACTTTGATTACTTGTTGGGTTAAGGAACTTTTTGTGTGCTGTCAAttaacagctgacttatagcaaccccgtaggattttcaaggcaagagacgttcagagggggcTGGTGTAGTAAGCTAAGGGATGGTACTACTTTGAATTATATATCTAACTTCGATATAATTCTCATGCAGGAAACATGGTGCCTGGAGGCTCCCGACCTGGATGGGTATAGAGTCTTTGCCCTGGCAGCTGAGGCCGCCACCCATGGTAGAGCTATAGGTGGTCTTGGAATTCTGATTGCCACAACATTAAAGATTAAGGTTACAGAGCTTCCCCCCTTTGATCACTTGGCTATGGCAGTGTTAATGGAATACGGGCGAACTATGTGTCTGATTATAAATGTGTATTTGCCTCCATCAAAGACCAAAATCGAAAGGGAAAATAATTTGCTAGGGCTTGAATCATATATATGCCATATATGTTAACCCATCCCTGGGCTTATGTTATTGTAGGTAGAGATTTTAATGCCAGGCTGGGCCCAGATGACACTAGTTTGTTTGCTAAATATAAATCCTGCCCCACAGACGATGGCAATATAGTTCTCCCATATCCTAGACAATCTAAAGACCGAAAAGCCAATCATGCTGGGTTTCTTTTGGCCCAGATAGCCCGTCGTACCAATCTAGCTATATTAAATGGGTCTTATCCAAATGATCATCCAGCTGAATTCACCTACTGGTCAGCCCAGAGAATGAGTGTCATTGACTATATTATGGTTTCTGAAAATTATGCCCAATTTGTGGAGTCATTCGAGGTTTCCTCTTACAATGACAGTGATCATTTGCCTCTCAATATGTTTTTTAATATTCCAACTTTTAATCCACGCATTGAGATGCACCATGAAGTGGTATTGGAAACGGAGGCAAATGTAACGTGGGTTAGGTGGAGCCCTCGACTAGATAAGATCATGTCTGATTTCCTCGCCTCTTGTTCCTTGGATGAAATTTTACAGGTTTTTTTAACAGCAGAAGACATAGACagttgtttagggcaatatgaaCAAATGATTAGGGCCATACAGTCGGCCATGAGTGccactaacactaatcctaagagAGGCTTAACTCACCATTCCAAACACTGGTTTGACAAGGAGTGCTGGAGTCTTAAAAGAGCCCTTAGAGAGACATATGCTAGATACAGGTGTAATTCTGAGGCAGTTTTGCTGGCAGACCTGAAAAACTTAAAATCACAATACAAGCTGCTCATTAAACACAAAAAGAGGTCAGCCACCATCTTAGCCTGGGAACAGATTAGGCAGGCGGCTAAACTTAAAAATTCCACCCTATTCTGGCGTCTGATCTCAGTAGGTACAAGGCCCACTTCGCCACCTGATTGCACTGTTTTACCAGTTACGTGGGGAAATTATTTTAAGGCCCTGTATAAGAATAATGACCACAATGACAATCATGCTGAGAGCATAAGAAATCTTCCAGAATGGCCAGCAGTGGAGACCTCAGAGATAAGGAAGCTCATTGAATCCCTGAAattagggaaagccccaggtattgatcagatccccgcagatttactgaaaaggaaTCAGGAATGGTGGGCTCCGGTGCTGGCATCCCTCTTCACTGCAATTGACAaaactggcagaattccaaatgattgGGGGGTGGCAATTATCGTCCCTATCTATAAAAAGGGTAACAGGGAAGACCCTTCCAATTACAGACCAATCAGCTTACTTAGTACCATAAgcaagctctatgccaagcatcttcagtggaaacttagAGATTGGCTGGAACAAGGGAATTACTTAGCACAAGAGCAGGCGGGTTTCAGAGAAGGCCGCTCTACGGTAGATCATTGCGTGTTGCTAGACCATCTTATTGTGAAGTATGCTACCAAATCTGCTGTCTCactgtatgcagcttttattgatttgaaatcgaCGTTTGATTCAATCCCAAGAACcattctctgggaaaagctaagAGCTTCTACGATAGACAGATGGCTTCTGTTCCTGATTCGAGCCctatatgaaagaaccacaatacgggtaagatgtaaccaTCAAGGGCAGCTTACCGACCCCATTGTaacaaggaagggggtcaaacagggctgcatactagTGCCACTATTGTacaatttttaaatgtttaaataagcAAGAGTtgcaccccccaaaactggtggacAGGCACACTCCTCTGTTACTATATGCGGATGATGtcgttcttctttctagaacacctattggcatcaggagggcattgcGCCTGCTTGCGGTCTATTGCACTGATAATTAACTGGAGGTTAATcactcaaaaactaaagtaattGTCTTTGCCAACAGCCCAAAACTtcactcctggagtctgaatgggattaagatagagcaggtacactgctataaatacctgggtgtggtctttcaggcaacaggtttaaggaattctcacatagcccatgtctccgccaatgccccccaaagtgccgcagctatattaaaaTTTTTTTGGACTAAGGGAGGACGCTTGGttacagctgctgttaagttatataaagccaaaaccctttcccaaatgttatatggggggccgcttattaacacagcaaattactccaggttggagaagatccaatccaaattcctgagagctgtactacaagtccctcccagtgtctccaatgctgcaattcgaatggagacaggggaagtaacgattgaagcaaggatatggattgtctcgatctcttattggctcaaaatagcttcacgtcccaaaggacttgttAACCTAATTCTGTgtgacacttttgtttccccctggttgagaaatctgatgaataaactaggctactatggtctctcacaacatctgctcctatcaatggactatccacaggccagagccctgatcaggcaaagagttctggacgtggaaagacagcatgacctaagtagaatcaaaaacgtgtgctacaattgcagcactcttaccaggGCAGAAATTGATTCTATCAAAATGCTAAACGCTGTGAAGATGCTGCTAAAGATACTTATCTTCCACACTATGTACTTCTGGAACAATCCTGGATATTACCTTTTGTGGTGTCATAAATATGTGCATTTGTCTAAGGAACCAACAGTATCTTCGCTTAGTTCATGCTACCATGATGCAACAGTAGAGTAAAATTTAGTGCAGTAGAGTAAAAATTAGTGCAGGTAATTGCAACACAGTTGTTAATGACTGGACCACTCCAGCTACCTGGAGTGCCATAAGTGCATCTAGGACCAAGGTTAGCACAAGAACAGAGCACTGCTCCTCAAGTGACCTTGGAAGCCATCGTTGTGTCTGTGTGATGCCTTGGAGTTGGAAGCAGGAGTTGGACACTTTACATTTTCTCCTGGCCCGGGGTATGAAAGGCAGACAAACAATGGGAATCAGTAAAGCTTCCCCTTGCATATTAAATTAAGTGATCATGGTAGCCACCTGGGCAACATTGAGAACTTTAAATCTCATCAACAGGTAATCAAGGTTATTCAAGAAAAGGCTAGCTATCTGATGCCCCTCGAGCCAGTCATCAGGCAATCAGAGATTGAATCAAACATCTCCATCTGACTCATACCCATCCTGAGAAACTCCTGACATCCCCTCACATTCTAATATTTATACCAAGCCTTCAACAGCAATTAATCAAGCAATCACACCAACACTCATTTCTTTCCTGAAAGACATTAAGCCTCTCCCGTTTTGTCAGGACACCGGAGGAGCAATCaagttctttgtccctggtaaagcTTCCTTTGCCAGTTACCTTATATTGCCCCAGAACacatttctgggtataaatatcCATAGAATGGGTGTATCTTTGGTTATGAATGCTCACCCCTTACTTGCATGTAAGGTCTCCTGCTTTGCTTTCTGGAGAcacaggtttgtttcccccctctacAGCGCTTTCACTTGGATGTCGCTCTTCAAGATTGGTAATTATCACCTGAACCCTAACTTGGGAATCCCACTCCTTcaccctttatttcccttagctcttgtatgaattgtgcATATGCGTTTACATTGTGTGCTTGAAATTGTTTCATAATCAAACTCCATTTTATTTGGAACAATACACTTCTTTATTGGGAGTTTTCCTTAGGGACTTAATCCCTGTATACATAGGCTGAGAACATCCTGGTtacccaacctcttgcaaagctctgtaTCCGCGCTAATTCCTCCAACCGAAATGGACACTGtctaatttgggtaacactgTCCTTGTTGAAAAATAGGAAAGTGAAATTTTATTCCTATCTTCACGGTTACTTCTATCTTAAGTTGACGTTACTTGAAATCCTAGATCGTTGAGCATTACATCTTTTtgtgttttcttaaaaaaaatttattCTATAGTACACTGGCTTTCTTAAGAGTGCTAAGTAACAAAAGGAAATTCCTGAAGCACACCAATCAAGAGAGTTTATATCGCAGAAGAACTTGTCCAGAACTGAGAATTAAATCAGTGTAACTCCAAATTCTATTTCCTCTCATATGCTCAGCAGCAGTTTACACTCTTGATAGATTACTCAGAGCTCCTTTGCATCTCAAAGTTAGTAGGAACCAGCATCTGAAGAAGATCTGACTCATGAAATGTTATGCTGAAATCAACTTCATTAATCTTAGAGGCGTCAATTTATTTAGATGGAAAGTAATCTAGCATTTAACAGTGTGCACAGATTTAAAGCCCAGAACTGCCCCCTCAATTTTCATGTCTTCTTCGGTAATTGGTTTGCAATATAGATGCTTTCTTTCTCTATCTGACCAATAGTGTTGGTATAGCCACAGTAGAATTGCTCTTGCATTCACTGTTCCAACATCTAAGTGTTTATAACATCCACACAAAGTATAAGCAGAGCAATTGTTCTTTAATGCAACTCGGGCACACATTTGATTTGTGACAAAACTGGTCAATGCCTTTGTTTACAGATATTAGTAAATAAGTTTCTGTACACGAAGTCTGAATTTGTGCATTAATTTACTGTATTCACACAGATACACCAAGTCTCTTATAATACATGCTAATTTACGAGAAAGGCAGGAACTTTCCGAAGGTTGCTTTAGCATGCTAATGCATTGTGAACACATCTTTCTAAATACCTCCATCAAGCATTGACACAGAAGCAAAATGGGACATTTAATGATCAGAATTAGTACTTACAAAGCCTAATCCTTGCTTTTTAGAAAGAGAATAGTTCAGTGTTTTATATTCAAGTGACAGATACCAGAGCTCTGCTCTATAGCCCACCTACTCCAGAAGAACGATAAAGAGAGGATCTAAATGGCTAAAACCACAAACAGAGCAAACACCGGAGGGAAAATACCACCAAATTCAGCCAAGCCTtggtagtttaaaaaaaaccccacaacagcCACACGAGAGGCTAGTGAGTCCCTTTATACTTCAGTGAACTCTGGAAATGAACTCTAATGAAAGGGCTATGATTGTATACTCATACAAGGACCATACAATATTTCTTGGGAGAATACAGCTATTTTAGGACACATTAACTTGAATGCAAGTCCGTTAGAGCCTAACAGAACTCCCTGCCATGTATTCTCAAGGACTGATTGCTCAATTTTTACCCTTTATGACATTCTGCTTAAGCCTTGCACTTCTGTTAATGTTCCCCTTCTAAAACTAAACTTGGGCAGCATCTGTATCTAAGATTCTTACCGCTGTTCTCTTACTAAGAGTAATTACAGATATTTTCCTTCAGAAAAAGTGACACAGCAAtgcagctgttgttttttttaacatcacATGGTGTTGTTCAGAAAAATGTGAAGAAATTGTTATGTTATTAAACCAATGGAAATCCAATATTGATGTTCTTGACcataacaatgttttttttttttttttttaaatactgggACTTTAATCCTTTTGTACAGCAGCTACATGGAAAAAACACTGGGAAGAACTGACAAAATTCATTCTATTCAGTTTTTGACAGCATCCAAATATAGTCAGAAGTAATTCTCATTTGAAGCCACAGGGAGAAACTAAGAACCAATCCATTGTGGGATTGCCTCAGAAAAGGCATTTTTGCCTTTACTTTTGCACAGGTATGATTAATTTCAAATGGAGTTTATGTGAAGAAACTGCTAATTGGATTGATATAGCTTCAAACAATCTGAAAAATCATACCTTCTActcaataatattttaaaatattttctcatcagacatttcaacattttaaaagccatcttTCATTTTCCTCTGATCAGGACATAGGGGAACTTGTATCTCTATTTACAAAGGAACATCCTACATGGTAAGAAAACCATCACTGTGAATTCTAATCTTTCAGATTTCATTCGCTTATCTGCTCAACTTGTGAATTTCAAGGGGTATATCTATTAGCCCTTAAGAAACATTCTGAAGCAGTGTGGAATAAAGAATTTTAGTGAGCTGTAACAAAGCTACATGTAATGTATATTGTACAACCACAGCCCCAAACCCTTTGTAAAATCCCAGTATTCCTTCTTCACGCTTTATTGTATGGATGCAGTCTCTCATTCCTTCATACTGTGTATTGATGGGGAGAACTTCATACCCAAGGTCTGTATTGTCAATGATAGTGCGGGTCCCTTGAATGTGAAGGCGGTGTAAGACTGTCTCCAGTGGGTACAGCATGACATCAGCACAAAGGCTGGCAGCAAAGCTAGCAATAAGTTCTGGAAAATAAGCATCCAGCATGCTTTGCACAGAACTGGTGCCCTCTGTTGAAAGACTGGAAGGATTTTCCTTTTTTAGAAGCACAAGGACTATTTTCTGGACAATGGAACTAATGATGTAATGAATAACTCCATGTAGAACAGTAGGAAAGGTCAGCGCCAGCAGAGGGAGCAGCCGTTTGCTATGGGGCACTCCGAAACCCATCGCTCGGCCTATACCCTCTCTTAGGCAATCTAAGATTCCAGGATTATCCCGAATGATTTCACTCTGCAAGAAAGAATATTCACGATCAGTAGGCATTCATTCGCATGGGTGCGATAACCATGAGAGTTAAAAGAAATTCAGTTTGCTTATCTATACTGAACATTATATGTACATATACCACCGAATCCTAACAAAATAATTCAAGCCCGTAGAACAGTTCCAAGTAACCATTTTAGGAAATATTCCTCCTCCCCACATTTATCTGTCTACTACATTTTAATCCATCCTTCTTCCtaagagctcagagcagcacacATGGTCCTTCCTTCctacttttatcctcacaagaattCTGACTGCTTCCACACAGTGACAATTCTCCATGTAGCTTCCATTGCcgctgtgaatgcagaggcatttgcaggAGCAAAAGATAATCTATGCAGCAGTTTTCTGGTACTTTCCATGCCTCAGCCCCCTGTGGCCACCATTCCCCTAGAGGGCTTTTTGGGGACTTAAAGGCGATTTACATATTGTTGTTATGCTACAACAATTTAGCTACTAGTTCCTCTGagctcccagctttcatttttttaaaaaaatcagcctcTAGCTCCTTTTGTTATAGAGATGTATTTCCGCAATGAAGAGGGCTAaagacttaaaaaacaaaacaaaaaggaagcTGGGAACTCAGAGGAACTGGTGGACAGATTGTAGATAAATcagtagattgtaaaaagcatgatctcgccagagacaaatggattagaatatacattcagaggtggggacctgccctaaagcaagatatagttgcaaagttattgtctgatactgacccaaatgtaaccctcgctgtggcaaaatAGCAACACCGAATAGAATGACTGGAATGatttttaagttaaaaacttGAACGGCCCCTGGGATATATTTTCTGCCTTTAGTAAGGCGAGAAAGGAAAGAACCTTAAACCAGTGTGGGCTACCCTAGGCCACCACACTAAACCATCATCTTCCCCTGGATGTAGAGCTAAAGCCCTAATCTAATAGACTTCTAAACCTtatctgaacaaaaaaaaaatagttaaatggctctttttcccctctgccaattccccctctcttctcccccatCCCTAGGATTCCAAAGGCCCTGATTGGCTGATGCTGGCTTTCTCAACCAGATCACCAGGGTACAAAGGCGATTGGCATATATAAAAAAGGGGACGGATTTGAGTCTGTCACAGCAGCCTGTTCTCCTTACAAACCCTTTGCTGCCCCCACAATGTCTCCTTTCACTTCTGCTGCTACTCCTCCTTATCTCCTTCTATTGTTGGGTGCAGTTTGGGATCTGCTCAGACTCAAGACATTACTGCTACAATTTTTAGCCCCCCCCACTGTCTTTAGTAAACTTtatggatttttctgcaaatgtgtAAACTACCCCTGTGTTGCCTTATTTCATGGACTTTTCATgtgcacccggggggggggggggaaaccgacCCGTGTCCTTTAAATATAAATTGCAGTCTTCAGTATATATGCATGAAAAATCATATACATCACCTTCTTCCAAAACACTATGGATTATTCAAGCACTCTTATATTAACAGTCATGCTATATTGCTGAGGAGACAGAATATTTCATTCCCTTATTTTTTCACTCCTCGTGTAAGAAATACCCAAAAGAAATAATTAAATTCAAAACTAAAATGGGATGATTTTTCATATATGTAGCAGAAAAATCCATAGGATATTTTAACATCATGAAAACACACAAGACACAGTAATATTCACTATGGATGGTGCCATAAAATAGTTTAACAGAACATCGCACTGATTTTACTTAGCATTGCTCCTTTTGATCTTCTAAGTTCTTTAAAGGATCAAGTGCGCCCCCAAGTGGtttgcaattgtgtgtgtgtgtgtgtgtgtgtgtaaaataccgtcaagtcgcagccgacttatggcgaccccttttttggggttttcatggcaagagactaccagagggggtttgccagtgccttcctctgcacagcaaccctggtattccttggtggtctcccatccaaatactaaccagggctgaccctgcttagcttctgagatctgatgagatcaggctagcctgggccaccccagCAAAGATTTACCAGAAATAAAAGGAAGACTAAGGTTTCCCCAGGAGTGCCATCAAGAAACTCAGGGGGTcatcttaaatttgcatacaagttacaggtaTGTATTAAACTTTTGTgtataactgttttttttttttaaggggtcgtcttacattcagggctatcttcctttcaggtaaatacagTACTAGCTGCACTGTGAAAAACAAGCTTTGTTACGGTTTTTAAAAAGCCGTCCTGAAATTAGTGAAATCAATTTTTCAGAACCACGacacaaacaaaaaattattgcTATCAATAACACAGAAGATACTGAAAAATTTTGTATTTAAAATGGTCAGTAATAAGATTCATCATGATCCTGCTGTTTACCTAATAATTTGGAAATAGCAGTACCCCCCTCTTTCGAACTAGGACCATGCATTCCACACAGTATACAAAATAGAACATAGAAGAATTATTAAACTTACTTGCACGGTTTCAATCAGGCTTGCAGAATAAAAAGGCATTGCTATCACACAAGTTACCCTAGAGGAATAAGAAAGAATAATTCATATTGTGACAATGACATCTGCCACTTACTATGTTCTCAAACGGTGCAATCAAAAAGCCAATTAATCAGATATTTACACCAATTTAGTCTGTTTGGATTAAGCTAGTTTAGACCTAAGTGGTTCAAATTAGCATCAGGATTGTGTTTCTTTAGCGTCCCACTTCTAAAATACTCCTGATGATAAAGTTATCTATATTAACACCCAAGATTATACCTTATCAGTTTCAAATACTTGTAGTACTATTTTTCAATTTGTGTTATCAAGCATGTCAAAATGGAATCCTCTTTTTAACCCaagcattgtctatgtacatttTAGTAAATTCGATTCCATTAATTAATGTAAGTCCTATAGAACTACGAATTCAGCTATAAAGGCCCCAGTTCTAGATGTCAAATGCACTAACACAAATGAAGTAGCTTAAATGTACTCCTTAAATATCTGGAACTAGACTTCTATGCACAAAAATGAGGGGACAGAACTGAAAGGCTAGCTGAATTTGTAGTTGTTATGCTATAGATCTGCTAAGAGTTTCTGCTTTAATCTTCTATTTTGCCTATTAGAGATGTTGAACActtgtttttggtttttattttcagGAAGTAGGACAACCATTTCCAGTAACAAAACGTTAGGAATTCACTAGCTTTACCTACCCTTTCAGCAAAAGATGTCCTCCTATTTGTCGGAGACTCCACTTATATGAAAGCTCTCTGAAAATCAAAAGCAGCAATTGCTCAACAGCTTTCATTAAAATACACTCCAGAAAGGTATAGACACCTTATAACAGGAATCTACACAAACCCCAGTAGAGCAGTTACAATGCAAATGCAGGGACATCCCCTCCGCCACAGGCCTGCTCTGCATGCTGCTCTCATCCCTGATTTTGTGAAGAGTCAAGCCACAAGCCTAAAGGTTGGCTTCGCCATGATCCACCCACACCTCTGTTTCCCCTGCAGCAGGCatggttttttttctgttctgcacAGATGCTGGCATTCAGGGGGCCGATCTTCCTTGCTGTGCACATCAGCA includes:
- the SLC25A46 gene encoding mitochondrial outer membrane protein SLC25A46, with the translated sequence MHPRRPEGFDGLGYRGEQGGFAAKPDLGHWVSTPPDIPGSRNLHWGEKTPQFAAATPLGAAGLHEDPYAGGAAASSEQLNRFAGFGIGLASLFTENVLAHPCIVLRRQCQVNYHARNYHLTPFTVINIMYSINKAQGPRALWKGMGSTFIVQGITLGAEGIISEFTPLPRELSYKWSLRQIGGHLLLKGVTCVIAMPFYSASLIETVQSEIIRDNPGILDCLREGIGRAMGFGVPHSKRLLPLLALTFPTVLHGVIHYIISSIVQKIVLVLLKKENPSSLSTEGTSSVQSMLDAYFPELIASFAASLCADVMLYPLETVLHRLHIQGTRTIIDNTDLGYEVLPINTQYEGMRDCIHTIKREEGILGFYKGFGAVVVQYTLHVALLQLTKILYSTLLQNVS